The Cherax quadricarinatus isolate ZL_2023a chromosome 78, ASM3850222v1, whole genome shotgun sequence genome contains a region encoding:
- the LOC128701541 gene encoding XK-related protein 9 isoform X1, giving the protein MDHGSPEALLPSNQMPLREPPPHVKATFGLMGVVGMVVNFVLFIMDIISDALLAFVLWKQAKEDEFSTEPITWFIITLCIIVLPMVVINIFSLWWYWQNKQCLGDYCVFHKMSALQTVVRVIFHIILLGPLIRYVDIIRYGVKMKREVKHVEMGHNHAAVLRRTPKGEVHAVLQMIISRDTAMLDMMHSFLQDAPQLIFQIFLLYRSPGIITGKEDATVLTTTVQIWKILLGVFAMSWSLVSYQDELRRSVPDKQQLSCCATTTCLLWRASMLASRIITIGSFSAILHPNQDPRSVYLLRWTDSQGNIVIAYPIVTVCVLAAHWLIMTAWIYAQKTTFCAQGDNSTHPVLEFLYNCVIGFVHVFCYINVKDTPSRKRMVFFYAFCLIENSAMIAIWYVQMVVYPESIRVVIVFTVEVLWVIGVCSVIGYYAFLHPDHTSIIHQSNSASWRQ; this is encoded by the exons ATGGATCATGGCAGTCCAGAAGCACTCCTCCCCTCTAACCAG ATGCCTCTGCGTGAGCCGCCGCCCCACGTCAAGGCAACCTTTGGGTTGATGGGGGTTGTGGGTATGGTGGTGAACTTCGTTCTCTTCATCATGGACATTATCTCAGATGCCCTACTGGCATTCGTACTATGGAAACAG GCCAAGGAGGATGAGTTCAGTACTGAGCCAATCACCTGGTTTATCATCACACTCTGCATCATCGTCCTGCCCATGGTTGTCATCAACATCTTCAG tttgtggtggtactggcaaAACAAACAATGTCTGGGCGACTACTGTGTCTTCCACAAGATGAGCGCACTGCAAACTGTCGTCAGAGTTATATTCCATATCATCCTGCTTGGACCGCTTATTCG GTACGTGGATATTATAAGATACGGCgtgaagatgaagagagaggTTAAACACGTGGAGATGGGTCACAATCATGCTGCTGTACTAAGAAGAACGCCTAAAGGTGAAGTTCATGCTGTTCTACAGATG ATTATCTCACGAGACACCGCCATGTTGGATATGATGCACAGTTTCCTGCAAGATGCACCACAACTCATATTTCAGATTTTCCTGTTGTACCGTAGTCCTGGAATTATCACTGGCAAAGAAGATGCGACTGTTCTAA caacaacagtacagaTATGGAAAATCCTGCTGGGTGTATTCGCCATGTCTTGGTCGTTAGTGTCGTACCAGGATGAACTACGTCGTTCAGTGCCAGATAAACAACAACTGTCTTGttgtgccaccaccacctgcctcttgTGGCGGGCATCTATGCTCGCCTCCAGAATAATCACAATCGGGTCGTTCTCCGCAATACTC CATCCAAATCAGGACCCAAGATCTGTGTACTTACTACGTTGGACTGACTCCCAGGGAAACATAGTCATAGCGTATCCcattgtcactgtgtgtgtgttggcggcTCACTGGCTTATAATGACTGCCTGGATATACGCACAG AAAACAACATTCTGTGCGCAGGGAGACAACAGCACCCACCCAGTGTTGGAATTCTTGTACAACTGTGTCATCGGGTTTGTTCATGTGTTCTGTTACATTAATGTCAAGGACACACCATCCCGCAAACGAATGGTATTCTTCTACGCCTTCTGTCTTATTGAGAATTCCGCCATGATCGCCATCTGGTATGTACAG ATGGTGGTCTATCCTGAATCAATTCGAGTGGTAATAGTATTTACCGTGGAGGTTCTGTGGGTGATAGGAGTGTGCAGTGTCATCGGTTATTACGCCTTCCTGCACCCCGACCACACCAGTATTATCCATCAAAGTAATTCAGCTTCCTGGCGTCAGTGA
- the LOC128701541 gene encoding XK-related protein 9 isoform X2, translated as MPLREPPPHVKATFGLMGVVGMVVNFVLFIMDIISDALLAFVLWKQAKEDEFSTEPITWFIITLCIIVLPMVVINIFSLWWYWQNKQCLGDYCVFHKMSALQTVVRVIFHIILLGPLIRYVDIIRYGVKMKREVKHVEMGHNHAAVLRRTPKGEVHAVLQMIISRDTAMLDMMHSFLQDAPQLIFQIFLLYRSPGIITGKEDATVLTTTVQIWKILLGVFAMSWSLVSYQDELRRSVPDKQQLSCCATTTCLLWRASMLASRIITIGSFSAILHPNQDPRSVYLLRWTDSQGNIVIAYPIVTVCVLAAHWLIMTAWIYAQKTTFCAQGDNSTHPVLEFLYNCVIGFVHVFCYINVKDTPSRKRMVFFYAFCLIENSAMIAIWYVQMVVYPESIRVVIVFTVEVLWVIGVCSVIGYYAFLHPDHTSIIHQSNSASWRQ; from the exons ATGCCTCTGCGTGAGCCGCCGCCCCACGTCAAGGCAACCTTTGGGTTGATGGGGGTTGTGGGTATGGTGGTGAACTTCGTTCTCTTCATCATGGACATTATCTCAGATGCCCTACTGGCATTCGTACTATGGAAACAG GCCAAGGAGGATGAGTTCAGTACTGAGCCAATCACCTGGTTTATCATCACACTCTGCATCATCGTCCTGCCCATGGTTGTCATCAACATCTTCAG tttgtggtggtactggcaaAACAAACAATGTCTGGGCGACTACTGTGTCTTCCACAAGATGAGCGCACTGCAAACTGTCGTCAGAGTTATATTCCATATCATCCTGCTTGGACCGCTTATTCG GTACGTGGATATTATAAGATACGGCgtgaagatgaagagagaggTTAAACACGTGGAGATGGGTCACAATCATGCTGCTGTACTAAGAAGAACGCCTAAAGGTGAAGTTCATGCTGTTCTACAGATG ATTATCTCACGAGACACCGCCATGTTGGATATGATGCACAGTTTCCTGCAAGATGCACCACAACTCATATTTCAGATTTTCCTGTTGTACCGTAGTCCTGGAATTATCACTGGCAAAGAAGATGCGACTGTTCTAA caacaacagtacagaTATGGAAAATCCTGCTGGGTGTATTCGCCATGTCTTGGTCGTTAGTGTCGTACCAGGATGAACTACGTCGTTCAGTGCCAGATAAACAACAACTGTCTTGttgtgccaccaccacctgcctcttgTGGCGGGCATCTATGCTCGCCTCCAGAATAATCACAATCGGGTCGTTCTCCGCAATACTC CATCCAAATCAGGACCCAAGATCTGTGTACTTACTACGTTGGACTGACTCCCAGGGAAACATAGTCATAGCGTATCCcattgtcactgtgtgtgtgttggcggcTCACTGGCTTATAATGACTGCCTGGATATACGCACAG AAAACAACATTCTGTGCGCAGGGAGACAACAGCACCCACCCAGTGTTGGAATTCTTGTACAACTGTGTCATCGGGTTTGTTCATGTGTTCTGTTACATTAATGTCAAGGACACACCATCCCGCAAACGAATGGTATTCTTCTACGCCTTCTGTCTTATTGAGAATTCCGCCATGATCGCCATCTGGTATGTACAG ATGGTGGTCTATCCTGAATCAATTCGAGTGGTAATAGTATTTACCGTGGAGGTTCTGTGGGTGATAGGAGTGTGCAGTGTCATCGGTTATTACGCCTTCCTGCACCCCGACCACACCAGTATTATCCATCAAAGTAATTCAGCTTCCTGGCGTCAGTGA
- the LOC128701541 gene encoding XK-related protein 7 isoform X3, protein MPYWHSYYGNSLWWYWQNKQCLGDYCVFHKMSALQTVVRVIFHIILLGPLIRYVDIIRYGVKMKREVKHVEMGHNHAAVLRRTPKGEVHAVLQMIISRDTAMLDMMHSFLQDAPQLIFQIFLLYRSPGIITGKEDATVLTTTVQIWKILLGVFAMSWSLVSYQDELRRSVPDKQQLSCCATTTCLLWRASMLASRIITIGSFSAILHPNQDPRSVYLLRWTDSQGNIVIAYPIVTVCVLAAHWLIMTAWIYAQKTTFCAQGDNSTHPVLEFLYNCVIGFVHVFCYINVKDTPSRKRMVFFYAFCLIENSAMIAIWYVQMVVYPESIRVVIVFTVEVLWVIGVCSVIGYYAFLHPDHTSIIHQSNSASWRQ, encoded by the exons ATGCCCTACTGGCATTCGTACTATGGAAACAG tttgtggtggtactggcaaAACAAACAATGTCTGGGCGACTACTGTGTCTTCCACAAGATGAGCGCACTGCAAACTGTCGTCAGAGTTATATTCCATATCATCCTGCTTGGACCGCTTATTCG GTACGTGGATATTATAAGATACGGCgtgaagatgaagagagaggTTAAACACGTGGAGATGGGTCACAATCATGCTGCTGTACTAAGAAGAACGCCTAAAGGTGAAGTTCATGCTGTTCTACAGATG ATTATCTCACGAGACACCGCCATGTTGGATATGATGCACAGTTTCCTGCAAGATGCACCACAACTCATATTTCAGATTTTCCTGTTGTACCGTAGTCCTGGAATTATCACTGGCAAAGAAGATGCGACTGTTCTAA caacaacagtacagaTATGGAAAATCCTGCTGGGTGTATTCGCCATGTCTTGGTCGTTAGTGTCGTACCAGGATGAACTACGTCGTTCAGTGCCAGATAAACAACAACTGTCTTGttgtgccaccaccacctgcctcttgTGGCGGGCATCTATGCTCGCCTCCAGAATAATCACAATCGGGTCGTTCTCCGCAATACTC CATCCAAATCAGGACCCAAGATCTGTGTACTTACTACGTTGGACTGACTCCCAGGGAAACATAGTCATAGCGTATCCcattgtcactgtgtgtgtgttggcggcTCACTGGCTTATAATGACTGCCTGGATATACGCACAG AAAACAACATTCTGTGCGCAGGGAGACAACAGCACCCACCCAGTGTTGGAATTCTTGTACAACTGTGTCATCGGGTTTGTTCATGTGTTCTGTTACATTAATGTCAAGGACACACCATCCCGCAAACGAATGGTATTCTTCTACGCCTTCTGTCTTATTGAGAATTCCGCCATGATCGCCATCTGGTATGTACAG ATGGTGGTCTATCCTGAATCAATTCGAGTGGTAATAGTATTTACCGTGGAGGTTCTGTGGGTGATAGGAGTGTGCAGTGTCATCGGTTATTACGCCTTCCTGCACCCCGACCACACCAGTATTATCCATCAAAGTAATTCAGCTTCCTGGCGTCAGTGA
- the 140up gene encoding RPII140-upstream gene protein: MANGSGYYSRFFSTFSSLRKKTLWRDSSGVLLGLNLMSAFHNPDAIDQDFRKASQLQEQETGAHRLKLMFSYDEYGNISPELHTIVQGTMFGAFTGSIIGGTIHSKENFTKFIEKNQGTAFANILDAQKQLQTKVTLGFARGAWMWGWRLGLFCGSFMLLSTTISVYRGKPSVLEYLAAGSITGSLYKLKQGPRAIVAGGMIGGALGTLAGCINLAILYITGTSMEEVRYWQYEWKKEYQEKTHKAIRKVRSDELDALTKFHEETVSTEGLLDAIDGQDANITK; the protein is encoded by the exons ATGGCGAACGGCAGTGGATACTACTCCAGGTTCTTCTCGACTTTCTCCAGTTTGCGGAAAAAGACGTTATGGCGTGACTCTAGTGGAGTACTCCTGGGGCTCAATCTAATGAGTGCATTCCACAACCCTGACGCCATTGACCAGGACTTCAGGAAGGCCAGTCAGCTACAGGAGCAGGAAACCGGTGCACATCGACTGAAACTGATGTTTTCTTACGACGAGTATGGCAACATAAGTCCTGAACTGCACACG ATTGTGCAAGGTACCATGTTTGGAGCCTTCACAGGCTCAATAATTGGAGGAACCATCCACTCTAAAGAAAATTTTaccaaattcattgaaaaaaatcAAGGAACTGCATTTGCCAATATCCTTGATGCACAAAAACAACTACAAACTAAG GTAACTCTAGGATTTGCTCGTGGAGCATGGATGTGGGGATGGAGATTAGGCTTATTCTGTGGATCGTTTATGCTATTAAGTACAACCATTTCAGTATATAGAGGGAAGCCTTCGGTTTTAGA GTACTTGGCTGCAGGCAGTATTACAGGAAGTTTATACAAGTTGAAGCAAGGACCTCGAGCTATAGTAGCTGGTGGGATGATTGGTGGAGCTCTTGGGACCTTAGCAGGATGTATAAATCTTGCCATCCTGTACATTACAG GCACATCAATGGAAGAGGTGAGATACTGGCAGTATGAGTGGAAGAAAGAGTATCAAGAAAAGACACATAAAGCAATTCGCAAGGTACGAAGTGATGAGCTCGATGCACTTACCAAATTTCATGAAGAAACTGTTTCTACGGAAGGCTTATTAGATGCTATTGATGGCCAGGATGCAAACATTACCAAAtag